In Mangifera indica cultivar Alphonso chromosome 7, CATAS_Mindica_2.1, whole genome shotgun sequence, the genomic window GGCGGATAgtttaagatttattattaGTGATATAATCCTGAAATTACTGGTTGAAGATATTGATTAAGCATTAATTGAATGATTAGCCAAATTAACGCAAGTATAAGACACGATAATTGTCCTTACCAAGTGGAAAGTGATAGAATTTATACCAACAAAATGATGGTTTAGCAGGAATCAATTCTGTCAAATCTCATATCATACTAATTAGAAAGCTTGTAATTTATGTTTatcacactttttttttttaactgtattATCACATTAATTTGTGATTACCCATTTCTAATTACTCACAATAATCACTCGTCAAAGTAGAAAATATTTGcataataattttcttaatcaaaacaaatatagttttttgaaatttaagtaCGGGAGTTTATCATTTTAGTAAACTTTAAATGCgaaatagtctttttcttaGTAAGATCAAAGttaatatatgaataagaatttgttatttcaacaAACGTTGGCTGcgaaatagtttttttttttttttttttaaattagtgatGAATAAAATAACCCCAAAAAGTGAGGCCCATTTCTTAATTGGCCCAATAAATCCCTGCCACGTTCATAGGATCGGATGGCTGATTCTGTTGGTATATATGCAGACATGCCACTCATGAGCATCACGATTTGAcgactatgtatatataataaaaccatgagaattcattttttaatattaaattaagtgTCAAATAATGagtaattatgtgattaaataattttaaattaatgataatatatcatttaaatattaaatctcAACTAAGTAGCCAAATCTGAATACACGTTTtcgtaaaataaaattattttattaaaaaatctaaattagtAGCAAAACGAGAGTCACAATAATTTGGACTTGTCTTTCATGATGCAATGAGAACTGTATAATCAAATCTGATGTGGCTGTCCATAGTTGATTGCTGTGAGAACTAAGTTTTgtcaattagatatttttattgttCTTCCAAGAGCAGCACCAGCAGCAGCCAACATCATCAAAATCCTTTTTATATGTCTTATCAAGTTTGCTTTCAATTTTGGAGTTAAATTCAAGaacaatttacatatataattgatttaactAATTCAGTCCAGCTAGCTCTTCCCTGCTCTTCTAGATCCAGAATCAAATTCATCCAATCCGGCTTCCTTGTATTGGTTCTAGttaaatcaatttcaataaaGATGATGAGGCATGAAATACTTAGCGGCAAAAAAGAAGCTTATGAACTGGCATTAATTAAGTTAAGAAAGTAATACAGCACTTATTGCTGTCATTTGAAGCCTCTTCGATCTTGATCCATTTGTCCAACattgtataaattttataattatttatagctTCGATTACCATTACTGATGCAAAATCGTATCCGCTGCAATGCTTGCCTTTTGTTCGGCCGTCTTTAATCCAAAGAAGAACCAGCTAATTCATGGGTTACATCAGTTTATTCTTTTTGAACTGTCTCCTTCTTCTACCTTACTCATCTCTTGTTAGATTTTGCGCAGAGTCGGTTTTAAATGAACGCAATGGATACATATGGACACTGATCTCATTCTCAAACTTAACATAATAAAAGAGATTAATTGTTTGAAAAGAAACGCAAGAACCCATATGGTAGCACCAAGACTTATCTTATCCCCCTTGAAAAGCCGGTCTTCTTTTAGCAAAAGAAGTTGCAGAGACTTTGGCTAATAACTTGCTGCCTATCAACCCTATGAAACAAATTTGCCAAAAATACTttgaatcaatcaatttttttccttagcTTTGTTAGAATCACATGTATAAAAGATGAAGATCGATATTATCTGACGcgtaaatatatttataatgatatatatgatATCTCTTTTTAGTGAAATGGCGAATATTGAGCACATGTGAGGGATATCATTTTGTAAAGCGTTCTCACACCCCATTACAATTCAAAGagcaaatttttctttaatttgtaattgttaTACCTGATATATTTGTGGGCTACGTTGGTTTAGCAGTTGTTATTTGtaggaaattatataaatttgtccATAAGCTAGTAAGAGAGACTTGAGAAGAGTGCATAAACCGTGTCAAGGAAACGCCCTTGATGCATGAAAGGTACACCAACTCAAATTGCAACTATGCTtaatagagagaaagagagagatgatgAAGAACAGAGAGATACagaaattaattacaaaataaaggGTGATAATTTACTTATTGTGGCACTTTCACATAGCCGTCTGAGAAGAAAAGTCAAAATAGAAACAACAAATTCTGCGTCTCTCTTAATACAAAAACACAGCAAAGCCAATGTCATCTTATTGTCTCTCGGCCGAAAACCATAATTTTGCTCCCTTCTTTCTCTCACATCATCAACCCTTTGTGTTAGACTGATAACACTTAATTTTTCGAAAAAGAATTGTCAACAGTAGCAATTTTGGATATGGAATCAGGAGGGAAACAAGGAAGTTCAGATTCAAGCTATGAAAATGATCGGATCGAGCAATTCAAGGAAGACACGGCGGCTACCAAACGCTCTTATGAATGCACTTTTTGCAAGCGAGGGTTCACCAACGCTCAGGCTTTAGGAGGGCACATGAATATACATCGGAAAGATCGAGCCAAGGCCAAGCAAGTTACGAGTTCTTCGTTTTCAAACAGGGCCATGGCTCTTCCTATTAATGATGACTACAGGAACCCTAGATATAATCTGCCGATTTCGGGAGTTCCTGAGGCTCAAAAGAATTCTCTCATATATTACCCACCATCGGTCTCTAGCTCTAGATATTCACGTGCTGAACCATACGATAGGGAGTTTCTTCTCCCAAGTTCGCAGTCTTTGAGCACAAATGAAGAGCTTTTGGGtacaaatttgagtttgggAATCGGCCATACGTGTGTAGAAGATAATCGGTTCAAGAGGAGAATTATGAAGGAAGATGAACTGGATTTGGAGCTTCGCCTTGGTCATAATCCGTGATACGTACACTGCTCTCTCCATATttcaatatacataatttacTTGTTAATTAGTATATAGAAAATATAGTGCACAAAGATGGATTTCACTCGATGAGTACTGTTTCATTGATTCCAACTGTGTTATATAAAACAGTATAACTATTTTCTTCCCTCAGATATATAACTTAGGGAAGACTATTAAAAGAAAGCACTCTAATTTGAAAGCTTGGGAGGAAAGCCACTCTTGGTTCAAGAAAGCATTGACTGCAGATGAGGTGGTTATAATTGAATGAAGTCCTATGGCTATCAGCTTCTTGTGGTAAGCATATATTTATGCTTTGCATGGTGTGCTAATTCATTAAGTAGAAAGCCCGAACCAGAAGGCTCTCCATGTTCCTTTGATTTTCTGTGTAAAAAGGTGTgctaatttatattcaatttgtaATCCATACAGAAGTTTGAGAAGTTAGACTTGGTGTACCTAGTTCAAATTGAGAACCTTCTCACGTTATAATTGAAGGGTCTAGCATTATCTTCTTCAATTGCTTTTCCCTGGTTTTTGCACTAAAACaggtttcatatataaatacataatatatatatatatatatatatatatatatatatgatataattctATTGTATGCAAACAACCAAATTTCAGTTGTAATATTCCTTTCAAGAATGATTATCACATAGAAAATCCGGAGGAAATGTGCTTTCCATTAATTTTGCCAAAGATAAACAGCagtaagaatatttttatttccttcttgAAGCAGGAAAGCTGTAAAAGCAAAATGAGTCTCAAAAAAGAATAGTGTTGGCTTCCGTCTTCAAGGCCactcatctctctctcttttattaattatcagtATTCTCTGTGTCTTCTAATTAGCCTAACATTTGTAGAATTGTTAAGAAAAGGTTAAGATGTATTGATTGCATCAGTTTGACAcgatataaattgatttgttattttatatatatatatatatgttaaggATCAGGATTATCGAAAGtctagtaatattatttttgcaagCCAAAAATTTTGTcagtttttaatatgaatatggTGAATTGGTGATCGATGCACTTTGGGACAGAAATAGAGGGTCTACTAGATATCTTTTAAGGTATAGGACTGTAGGCTTCATGTGGTATTTATCAGAACTAAAAGGTTAGTGGACAAGAATTTTCTTAGTCCATTATAAATATTGTCTTTTTTAGAACGAGTTACTGATTAGGTTTCCATCCTATTTAAGCCATCATTTGTTATATATGTGCGTGCATATTACTAGGTAGGTGACAAGAAATTAAACTCCTGTGTATCCTCTTCGTTAGGTTGATtgagttttattatattgtgaattttattttatatatacacacacatataaccCATGCATGTTACGTAACTTGCTGGTtcgtctttttcttcttcctggATACTTCTTGCAATCAGTATATGAAATGCAGTAATTTTCACACTGATGCACAACCATGCAAGCACCCTTTTGAGGCTAAAGCCTGCAATTAACATCATTTACGAAAAATTGGTTGAACAGCCTGGAGTGATAAATAAGGACATTCGCAACTGCTGGTCATTCATGTTCTTCATTCGATTTTTCCAGTAGCCTTAATTTGCAACTGCTGGTCATTCATGTTCATGAGTTCAACAGCCTGGAGTGATAAATAAGGACATTCGCATATATTTAGTCAGTCATTATTTGATATTGAttccttttttatatttctttcaaGAGGTACAATAATTCACCAATAATTTTTGTTGTCTTTTTTCCAGTGACTTTGAATCCTAGAAACTTAATGTTTTTAAATCACAATTCTTGTGCCTAGCGCTTATCAGTAACAAAGCCCCTTCCCTCCAGGTCTTCATCCCTTCTTTATGCCAATATAGAATTGAATCAGGTAGATCAGAATGGTGTTAACCTCTTAGGCGGACAAGAATACATGTTAAGGTATATTCAGTCTCAGGGTCTCTCAGCATCAACAAGCAATATTTCATCCCATGTTAAGGAATTAATACGTTCTAAAATCTTATAAGCTACTTCGATTTCAATTGGGATTAACCTTTGAATTTCCCGTGTTCATGTCACCCAAGATTTCTTATGTACAAATCAATTTAACTCCTAGCCATCAGATTCCaacaatttttgttaaagaagCAAAACATGTACCTGCAAGCAAAAGCCGGCCACAAAGTAGATAAGGCTGCAAAATGAGATATTGTGAGGGTTTCACCTACGTCTTCAAATGTTGTTGGTAGGATTAGATTCGGtttaaattatttgagtttgaattcaaatttggatCAAACAAATCGAGTTCAAACTGAGTTTTGGGTTCGTGTTTATAAAAAGATCAATTTAGAGCCAAGTTCGAATTATATTATAACTAACCCTTATAAATCTGAATTGATTTCAAGCTAGACCTATTAATATTCAATCTAAATCAAGTGTAACCCTAATTCCTCTACAACTATGATTATGAACAATTTGATAACATATTGGCCCAATCTGGCCCAACTAAACGTTTGAGGTAAATTAGATCAATGAGCGTCCAGCAATTCGGTGGGCAGCAGACCAAAATGAAAAGTAATTTGGTTAGAGATAACAATTTCAGTCCAAATTTATGGTCTGTGACCCTCTTTGACCCTACCAGATAGAggattctttaataaaaataaagaagaaggCAAAAAATATCCCCATAATCAAGGACAAACTGGAGATAAGGATACATGTGTCCCTTTCACGCTCTGTCTCATCTTGTCCCATCCCTATCTCTagccttttatattaatatttttgtttaaaatactaacatatccttataattttagattatttgtgtttttcaaatttatttatatttttgttatgcatattacggtaattaatatatgatagttataatatttgaaatagtagattaattttgattttagttaattttatcatttaatatatttatattatatttagaaaataCGAAGAGAGAATTTTTTCCCATAAGGATGAGGATGTGAATGGAGAAGGGATTTTTCTTCATGAAGAGAGGACGTCTTATCGTCTCTATAATGAGAATGGATAGGGGATAGGGATGAGAATTGAGATCCTGTCCCTGCCCctcccattgccatccctaactTTGGTAACAAACAACCATGATATGATAACCACGtgataattaaacaaaagaaCCAGTTAGGTCCTGGGCATGAACACAGATTGGCCTCTCAGCCACCCCTCATTTTGCATATAGACGGCTGAATTTCATCTAATCTTTGCTTTATTGGCCCTGAAAGGTGACGATAACTGCTACAATATCATTTGATTACTGTCGTCTCAACAAGGTTATCGCCTTGGCCGCACAAAACAGAATAAAACAATGACAAATACCCAACATTGATTCAGGGCCAAAACAATCCAAAGTCAAGAACATATAACCCAAATGTTCTTCGTTAATATTAACCTTGGGATTAAGTTAGAATCTGCAAcactgaaaattttcttttactgCAATAGTAGGGAAGGTCTATCAGTAGTAAGAGATACACATGGTTTGTTAGTGAATGGAGAGATGTGGAGGGGAGTTTTGCGAGCATGTGGAATGTGCAGAGACCCCTCCACCATTTTCCAGTTTTTGCTAGACATATACTAACCATCCTCTCTATCACATTCATTTTGTTTCATCATCTGCACTTTCTCCATTCCCCAATTATGTTTTATGTCTCCACACTCCCATCCCCCATACTCACAACCCGCACCTTCCTCTCTCTATCAGCTTATTGTTACTGGGCTATAATTGAGACTTTATGGTGTTAATCATGATAATTACTGTTAAAAGGCTTACTATCATTCAGCTGGTTTAAGAAAACAAGGAAACAATGATTATGTCAACAGGGTAGTGATAGAAATGAATATAAGGTTGAAAGAAGAAATCTATGTGCATCGAATATGGCCTTCAAATTTGCCCTCTAGCTTTAAAGATTTGATGTGCATGAATCTTCCTTCAtacgaaaaaaatataaatatctggTTATAATCACTAGCGTCTTTGACAGAACTACTTGATagtaattaaacaaataaaaactttgGCTATGTATCTGGTGAAAAAGAAACCAACTAGTTAAATTTCTTAATCAATATATGATTCATCTCCCTTTGCAACTTTCTTTACAACGCTATTCTTCTTCCCTACCCCACATTCCCATCATCTAGGCCCTCTCTAGATTCTTCCTTGTCAAATTTTGTAGATTCGGCAATCATTGTGAGACTTCATGTTCATTTGGGTTCAAATTTGGTTCCAAATCCGAACCCGTAAGGATGTAGTAATTATAAAGACAGTTAAAGATTTGAAGCAATATTGTCTACACGATTTGTAGATGCATGCATGGTTGAAATTCTGAGCTTTCACAGTGAGAAATCATTAGAGATAGGATGGTACAAGCTCAAATTCAATGTTTCTTTTGACTTCAACTCTTGAGATGGTCCATGCATGAACGTTAACACATTTATTTCCCATGGATTTCCTTTGTAATAGTGTCATACAACTGTAAATTGAATGTCAGCTTTTAATTCATGAGTAATGTTAATTGTTCTCAATTTTAAGGGTGGTTTAgttccaaaaatttaaaaattatcttagtgttttatcttttattacttacgttaccttatttgatttatcagtgATAAAAGATTgtggtaatcttttattaccaatattaACATTACggataatatagatgataatttgattattaaattcactttaggtattaaaaaattaccaaaataatcttgattttattataattatattattatttattatttttttgagacaaaaataaatttatttttaattaatataacaaataatataaaaatatttaaaagtaattatattcaaagacatttaagtaaaataatttactattattcttttattacttttaaccaaatacaataattatttatacctactaaatttttttaaacatagtaattatttatacccagtaattttctaaataatttatctttaagataatttttctattttgataataaaacattatctaaactAAATACCCCATAAGTATCAAATTACATAttcagataatatgttatcatataacttaattagataattaaaattgggTGCATAATTTTTCATACCCACTTTAATTTAGTAGCCGGGGAACAAATAATTCAATGGTTGTAACGTAACAACTACTTGAATAacaatttcacttaaaattCTCTTTACtatagaagaaataaaaagtcTTTCGAAAAAGGAGAGTCATTAACCAGGGCATTTACAAGTATAGCATAATTGGGGATTACACGCAATTAAGATAGTCATTCCATTAAGGAATTgcttataaaatacatatattctGAAATCTCAAGTCTGGAGTCATTGTTTGGAAATAAAGTGAGGAATTGAAGAAACTATGAGAGATATGGTTCATGAACAATTACTATTCACCGAATAGAATTTGATACCATCCACTAAGTTGACCACGAAAAAAAACCCACCATTGCCCACTAATTATCTCAGTCTAGATTATTTATAGATTTCCATTGGATTAGACAAAGTTTTGGAAACCATTTTTGGAAAGTTTACAAGCAAATATGCTGATATATGCAAGTGACGTTTTGAGACCCCGATATATGTGGATTCTGAACTTACATATATAGTTCAagatatttgttttataaatgtatCATAATTCTACAGGCATTTTAGGGAAGTGatttgaaagaagaagagagaatgaAAGCAAAGAGTAATTGGATAGTTGAGAACAAGAAGGGACCCAGTACCCTCTCTATCTGTTGAAGGAAAATTCAGAAACCATAGCTTTAATGCCGCCCACTAAGATTTATTTGAACAATTATTAGCTTGAAGTTTCAAAGGAAACATCTATTAAGAGTTGAAAATCTGTTGGTGACTTGAGAACAATATGGCTAGCGTTTTTCTTTCTCGAtgcttcttttttaattctctttttatttattagaaaaaaacaattaatatggATCCTTACCCTTTCAATCTATGAACGGATGTAGTGAAAAGTTGATACAGAAAAAGTTATGGCGATGGCTTTTGAAAGTAGCATTATTGAGAGACCCCCCAAAGGTCCAAGCCAAAGTCAAAAACAACGGGTAGAATTGTACCATTTATGAGAGAGCAATGATTCGCATCCAGTTTTGAATATTCATTAGATATTCagagaatatattatttaaatatctaatcaaatatttaaaattaaatatatataattttattgtttctgagaatttgatttattaaaaggAAGCCATGTGATCTTGCTCTTATAAATTTACCCAAGTACTTTAGTGGTTTAGGCATACCTGTTTATGACCAAAGCAACTCTACAGTTAAGAGTTTATTTCGAAGAAATTGCATAATTGAATTTCTGGGTGGAGATGCATgtcaaaagaaaatgataatactGAAGAATGGCAAAGCTGATATTTTGAAGGTTTAAACGTTCAAAATATGCAACCCTCAGGAAAGGAAGTCTTGAAAAAATCATTCATAACTTCTGAATTCaagtaattactaattaataaagaatttcaAACTACGTTCCTGGTTCAATGTATCATGTTTGCTTTGACTGCAAAACCCATCTACCATTGGCCAAAGCATTCATGCTTATCACATACCTTGTCTTTGTCCAGGCATACGAAGCAGGAGTCAGCGAAAGAAGAGCAAAATCTGATGTGCCTCTGACAGATTCTGAATCAGTTGACGAAGAAAGAAATGTGTATACATTGAATAACTTATGAGAGTTTAGGACTGATTATATACAATAAATTGGTGAAGAGTTTAAGTGTAATATAGGTGACAAATGTCTAACCCATTACTCACGATGGTTTCTTCTTCTgcaaactttaattaattttctttgagATGTCGTCATAATCTCACCAACAAAATTCAGACTTTTTGGAATTGGGTGTTCATCAACCACTCCTTTTAAGGATACATTTGAAAGGACGGTCTTACCATCAATAACGCAATTAATATTTGGTTAGAAAGCATGAATTCAATGttcttttcttaaaattctTCACCAAACACCATTATGATTTCCAACTGAAAAACGTCAAGGAAAATTACTTGGGCACATTTTCTTCCATGGTAAATACGGCCTTATTTCCACTTAAAAattggccaaaaaacttattctcatctaagatataataaaatcttaaaattttatcttaaaaatttattattactaaattaaactaaacattaactttaaacttaaattgattaaagtttttaataaagttaaaaaaattgtttttaataatttattttataaaactaaattttctataaattttacccccttaatttataaaactaactattttctctaaaattaagttttgaaaagtaaatttttcccCCTACCTggggtttcaaattttgttgaaaattttccaGCAAATGACGactgatctctctccctctgaTGCTTTTCCTTTGATCGACGAtgtctaaatttgataaaatctaaacaaaatatttaaactctTCGTCTAGATTTTTGACTTCATCTGGACAAAAGATGATAGTTTAATCGACGAGTTATCCTCTTCCAGACAAGAACGACTCCTTGTCACTATTGTTGTCATCCAAACAAAACTGATTCAATCACGCGTTTTCATGTATCAAGAGAAGAAacatattttcattgtttttattgtgtACAAGTTAGAAAGAGCTTGCCATAGTTAGTTAGAAATAATGGGATTAAGAAATTAATCTCACTTATTAAGTTGAAACGGGAATTATATTGTTACATTATtgttgttaattattaatttgatagatAATTAGTAGATGTTATCGCAGATAAGCTAGCAACCGAGTCGACCGTACGTTTTCATGCTTCAAGAgaagaaatatattttgaaaatggaTGTCTAAAGGTTTAAAGCATTATTTTTTGCCTTATATAGCAGTGCTTGGCCATTGCTGCAGGACCAGCAACTAAAGCCTGCAGCTCACCATTTTGAGTGCAGACACCCAAGTACACCAGTACGTGATCACGTGGGCGTCACATTCTTTATTAATGTgtctgcatatatatatatatatatatatatatatatatatatgtgtgtgtgtgtgtgtgtgtgtgtgtgtgttaacAGTGAGGAAGTAATCCTGATTGCCTATTGTACAGTAAGTAGATGCTTTGTGTTCGTAGATATTGTAGACCAAAAATGATTGACTTGACCTAGTAAACAAAGAGAAATGTTATATCTACATGATTTTTGTATACGGTTTAGATATattaatgatgtatcattatatgattaaatatttttttatttttaatataaaattatttaaatatataataatttattatttatatattcaaattatatataaaaaatgtatagtTGGTTAATAAGaatattgatattgagtaaaaaaaaaattctttagtaAACAAATTTGTCAACACCCTCTATTTTTGCAACCCCTTTTACTTTCACTTTGTGCCAATTAGATACCTTAATTATCTTGCAAGGCACTCCACACTCTTGCCCCACTTCTTTGTACCATGCCTGGTCCTCCCCCACCGCCTTTATATTGCATGTCTAGACAGGCCTCATGCTGCTCATTGTTATTATCTCTCTTGCGTATGATTTAGTTGTAGTTTCCGTCATAGCAAtcttcaacttcttttttttcttcactttcttaATTTTCTCGACCTTATTATTCTCAACAACAAGAGGGAACCAAATGTATGTGTTGCTTTCCTTGACgaccataaaaattaaaacaaagtgAAAAAACCAAATACTGAAAAGGACCAACAGCGAAGTTCTTCAACATACTAAGCATTTGCATGGTTGGAGTGGCGGCAGTATGAGACTCCAATCAAAGTGATAAGTATAGCATCAGGAAATGAATTGCAAATTCCAGACTTTTAAATAGTCCATCAATCATGTTTAAAATGTTGAAGttagatttataaaataaatattctttttttatttttttaaatttctaacaGTGAAATTACTAATCTTTGGGTAATATGAGACTTGGCAAATTGGCGAGCCAAGCTGGGTGGAGGCAAAGTCGATACGGGTGTGGATAAAATAGGTATAAATCAAAAAACATATTGTgttatatagataataatttttaaattcgtACTTCAACTTAATAGGTACAGGTCGACCCATGGGTACtcgttaatattaatttctcattatttcttttttatttatattattttaatgtattcctttctcaatttttaatatttttctcttcaaatacaTAGGTATTTTGTGGAGGAAAGAAAATTtacctcaaattataaaaatgtttgtttataaatttgaagaattttaatattaaacatgtaataaaatttattttcaatataataaattttttaattttataatacatttgagttcatttcatataaaaaaaggggaaaatatataaaatgtgtatTAGGTATATTGtaagtttgatattaaaatagaaaaaaatgaattgaaaaaaaaaagggtgacCTACGGGTACTCACAAGTATACCCAACCTGTCAACAAAAATGTTTTACTTGTGGATATGAATCCACAAAtctaaaacttattttcatatttaaacaGGTTACCCATGGGTGATTTACCCATTTTACGGGTcctaagttttttaaataaaattaaattttgtatgaaaaggtatgatttatacatggtTAAAAAGTAACCACACATAAAGGTTGGTTACTCTTGATTCACCTACCTATATTGAGACTTTGGAAGAATGCATTTGAAAATCTATCAAATTCAtgttaaaaagaagaaaattatgaatgaGAATTCTATctacattaaaatataaaatatattattagtgtTGAAATTCGGGTGcttcatttttctaaattagaatgtttaattaataaataaacaaaaattgagaaaaagcCGGCATATGAACACAAGAAATGCCACGTGGGATGTGAGTTAAGGGAGGAAAAGGAAGAGCAGGTGGACGTAATTGGAAATTGGGGGCAGAAGAAATGAATAGAAccaataaaacaagaaaaattaaagaaagaaacgttttttagaaaaagaaaataaaacaaatcttTTTGGGTCTGACGAGGACGTTTTGGTTCAAAAGGCCGTCTAAGTTCTCTTCATGTATGAATCTGGGTCCCACTCTCCACCCTTCCTTTTCAATTCTCTCTTCTTACAAAATCAACTATAACAACGGCGCTTCCGTCCTCCGAAAGATCAACATTAACATTTTCATTTCCTCTTCTTTATGTCAACAGTTTTTCTGATAAAAAGAGGAAATAACTACTTGGGATCAAACGGGTGTTATTATGTTTTGGTGggtgtttctttttcttcaccGCCCGCCTGTAGTTTTGCCTCCCTGGTTTAAGCGGAACGGGTTGGCCGGGTTTTATTCGGTGGTTTTGTTTGCCTTTGATA contains:
- the LOC123219936 gene encoding transcriptional regulator SUPERMAN-like, giving the protein MESGGKQGSSDSSYENDRIEQFKEDTAATKRSYECTFCKRGFTNAQALGGHMNIHRKDRAKAKQVTSSSFSNRAMALPINDDYRNPRYNLPISGVPEAQKNSLIYYPPSVSSSRYSRAEPYDREFLLPSSQSLSTNEELLGTNLSLGIGHTCVEDNRFKRRIMKEDELDLELRLGHNP